One Streptomyces fagopyri DNA window includes the following coding sequences:
- a CDS encoding precorrin-8X methylmutase has protein sequence MSQVFPEPRVVHPIEQESFRRLRARLDTSHFPPLTRAVVERVVHSAADLDYASDLVTDESTLATAHTALHAGAPVVVDVEMVAAGITRRSTVCRLRDAKSGPGLTRSAHAIRLAYEDVGPGALWVIGCAPTALEELLTLDADPALVIGLPVGFVGAAESKAALRESGLPAVSNVSEKGGSAVAAAALNALLYHPVPKEKP, from the coding sequence GTGAGCCAGGTCTTCCCGGAGCCCCGGGTCGTCCACCCCATCGAGCAGGAGTCCTTCCGGCGGCTGCGCGCCCGCCTGGACACCTCGCACTTCCCGCCGCTGACCCGTGCCGTCGTGGAACGGGTCGTCCACTCCGCGGCGGACCTCGACTACGCGAGCGACCTCGTCACCGACGAGAGCACCCTGGCCACGGCGCACACCGCGCTGCACGCCGGGGCACCGGTCGTGGTGGACGTGGAGATGGTCGCGGCGGGAATCACCCGTCGCTCCACCGTCTGCCGCCTCAGGGACGCCAAGTCCGGTCCGGGGTTGACCCGTTCGGCCCACGCGATCCGGCTCGCGTACGAGGACGTGGGGCCCGGCGCGCTCTGGGTGATCGGCTGCGCGCCGACCGCCCTGGAGGAGCTCCTCACCCTGGACGCCGATCCGGCGCTCGTCATCGGTCTGCCGGTCGGCTTCGTCGGCGCGGCCGAGTCCAAGGCCGCGCTGCGCGAGAGCGGACTGCCCGCTGTCAGCAACGTGTCCGAGAAGGGCGGTTCGGCGGTCGCCGCCGCCGCGCTCAACGCCCTGCTGTACCACCCCGTACCGAAGGAGAAACCGTGA
- a CDS encoding cobyrinate a,c-diamide synthase, whose product MVTSVPRLVIAAPSSGSGKTTVATGLMAAFTARGLAVSPHKVGPDYIDPGYHALATGRAGRNLDAYLCGTELIAPLFAHGARGCDLAVVEGVMGLYDGAAGQGDLASTAQVAKLLRAPVVLVVDASSQSRSVAALVHGFASWDPGVRVAGVILNKVGSDRHEEMLREALDASGVPVLGALRRTAQVDTPSRHLGLVPVAERRADAVDAVASMAAQVRHGCDLDALFALACGAGELSGAAWDAAGAVASVPPCPRTPDGRTDRAPAGAGERGTGPSRAPRVAVAGGAAFTFSYAEHAELLAAAGAEVVVFDPLRDERLPEGTGGLVIGGGFPEVYASELSANEPLRKAVAELAFGGAPVAAECAGLLYLSRELDGRPMCGVLDATARMDERLTLGYRDAVAVSDSVLAAAGTRMRGHEFHRTVVEPGAGAAPAWGVRAPRSRVEGFVQRGVHASYLHTHWASVPGVARRFVERCLTS is encoded by the coding sequence GTGGTGACGTCCGTCCCCCGGCTGGTCATCGCCGCGCCCTCGTCCGGCAGCGGCAAGACCACTGTCGCCACGGGGCTGATGGCGGCCTTCACCGCGCGGGGGCTCGCCGTGTCCCCGCACAAGGTGGGGCCCGACTACATCGACCCGGGCTACCACGCGCTCGCGACCGGGCGCGCGGGGCGCAACCTCGACGCGTACCTGTGCGGTACGGAGTTGATCGCGCCGCTGTTCGCGCACGGGGCGCGGGGATGCGATCTCGCCGTCGTCGAGGGCGTGATGGGGCTGTACGACGGGGCGGCCGGGCAGGGCGACCTCGCGTCCACGGCGCAGGTGGCGAAGCTGTTGCGGGCGCCGGTGGTGCTGGTCGTCGACGCCTCGTCGCAGTCGCGGTCCGTGGCCGCGCTGGTGCACGGGTTCGCCTCCTGGGACCCCGGGGTGCGGGTGGCGGGGGTGATCCTCAACAAGGTGGGGTCCGACCGGCACGAGGAGATGCTCCGGGAGGCGCTGGACGCGTCGGGGGTGCCGGTGCTCGGCGCCCTGCGGCGTACCGCGCAGGTGGACACGCCTTCCCGGCACCTGGGGCTGGTGCCTGTCGCCGAGCGGCGCGCGGACGCCGTGGACGCCGTGGCGTCGATGGCCGCGCAGGTGCGGCACGGGTGCGATCTCGACGCGCTGTTCGCGTTGGCGTGCGGTGCGGGTGAGCTGTCCGGTGCGGCGTGGGACGCGGCCGGGGCCGTGGCCTCCGTGCCCCCCTGTCCCCGGACGCCGGACGGCCGGACCGACCGGGCGCCGGCCGGGGCGGGAGAGCGCGGCACCGGGCCGTCGCGGGCGCCGCGCGTCGCTGTCGCCGGAGGGGCCGCCTTCACCTTCTCCTACGCCGAGCACGCCGAGCTGCTCGCCGCCGCCGGGGCCGAGGTCGTCGTCTTCGATCCGCTGCGGGACGAGCGACTGCCCGAGGGAACCGGCGGGTTGGTCATCGGCGGCGGGTTCCCGGAGGTGTACGCGTCCGAGCTGTCCGCCAACGAGCCGTTGCGCAAGGCCGTGGCCGAGCTGGCGTTCGGCGGGGCGCCCGTCGCCGCCGAATGCGCCGGACTGCTGTATCTCTCGCGCGAGCTCGACGGCCGGCCGATGTGCGGGGTGCTCGACGCCACGGCCCGGATGGACGAACGGCTCACCCTGGGCTACCGGGACGCCGTGGCCGTGTCCGACAGCGTGCTCGCCGCGGCCGGTACCCGGATGCGCGGGCACGAGTTCCACCGGACGGTCGTCGAGCCCGGCGCCGGGGCCGCTCCCGCCTGGGGCGTGCGTGCCCCGCGATCACGCGTCGAGGGTTTCGTACAGCGAGGCGTGCACGCGAGTTATCTGCACACGCACTGGGCGTCCGTCCCCGGTGTCGCCCGTCGGTTCGTGGAGAGGTGTCTGACGTCATGA
- the cobI gene encoding precorrin-2 C(20)-methyltransferase encodes MSSKLIGVGVGPGDPELVTVKGVNALRAAEVVVVPVMDTGERGRAEATVLHYVPAEKVLRVVFALNERTDRTRREAAWDAAGARVAELLGRHTTVAFATIGDPNVYSTFTYLAHTIGALVPGTEIETVPGITAMQDLAARSGAVLTEGTEPLTLVPVTAGAAVLKDALNGPGTVVAYKFGRQAHEVARALRETGRIDDAVWGSALGLEGESIRPAADLDGEPLPYLSTLIAPARRDGGRGGKL; translated from the coding sequence ATGAGCAGCAAGCTGATCGGAGTCGGCGTCGGCCCGGGGGACCCGGAGCTGGTGACCGTCAAGGGCGTCAACGCGCTGCGTGCCGCCGAGGTGGTCGTGGTGCCCGTCATGGACACCGGGGAACGCGGGCGCGCCGAGGCGACCGTGCTGCACTACGTGCCCGCGGAGAAGGTCCTGCGGGTCGTGTTCGCGCTCAACGAGCGGACCGACCGCACCCGCCGCGAGGCGGCCTGGGACGCCGCGGGCGCGCGGGTCGCGGAGCTGCTGGGGCGGCACACGACCGTCGCCTTCGCGACCATCGGCGACCCCAACGTGTACTCGACCTTCACCTATCTCGCGCACACCATCGGCGCGCTCGTGCCGGGGACGGAGATCGAGACCGTGCCCGGCATCACCGCGATGCAGGACCTCGCCGCCCGCTCCGGGGCGGTGCTCACGGAGGGGACCGAGCCGCTCACCCTGGTGCCGGTGACCGCCGGGGCCGCCGTGCTCAAGGACGCCCTGAACGGGCCCGGCACGGTCGTCGCGTACAAGTTCGGACGGCAGGCGCACGAGGTCGCCCGCGCGCTGCGGGAGACCGGGCGGATCGACGACGCGGTGTGGGGTTCGGCGCTCGGCCTGGAGGGTGAGTCGATCCGGCCCGCCGCGGACCTGGACGGCGAGCCGCTGCCGTATCTCTCCACGCTCATCGCGCCCGCCCGGCGGGACGGCGGACGCGGCGGGAAACTGTGA
- a CDS encoding sirohydrochlorin chelatase: MTTPPPALLIAGHGTRDAAGAEAFRSFVRELGRRHPELPVAGGFIELSPPPLAEAVGELVDQGVRRFAAVPLMLVSAGHAKGDIPAALAREKERHPGISYTYGRPLGPHPSLLAVLERRLDEVLGGTVRTPADRADVTVLLVGRGSTDPDANAEVHKAARLLWEGRGYAGVETAFVSLAAPDVPSGLDRCVRLGARRIVVLPYFLFTGILPERVRQQTEGWAAAHPDVEVRSADVIGPEPELLDLVMERYREAVRGDLRMNCDSCVYRIALPGFEDKVGLPQQPHFHPDDDGHHHDGHHGHHHGGPAHSPSHAH, translated from the coding sequence GTGACCACCCCGCCCCCCGCCCTGCTCATCGCCGGACACGGCACCCGGGACGCGGCCGGAGCCGAGGCCTTCCGTTCCTTCGTACGGGAGTTGGGGCGCCGCCACCCCGAACTGCCCGTCGCCGGCGGCTTCATCGAACTGTCGCCGCCGCCGCTCGCCGAAGCGGTGGGCGAACTGGTCGACCAGGGCGTACGCCGGTTCGCCGCCGTACCGCTGATGCTGGTGTCCGCCGGGCACGCCAAGGGTGACATCCCGGCCGCGCTGGCCCGTGAGAAGGAGCGGCACCCCGGGATCTCCTACACGTACGGGCGTCCGCTGGGCCCGCACCCCTCGCTGCTCGCCGTCCTGGAACGGCGGCTCGACGAGGTCCTCGGCGGCACCGTCCGCACCCCCGCGGACCGGGCCGACGTCACCGTGCTGCTCGTCGGGCGGGGCTCCACCGACCCGGACGCCAACGCCGAGGTGCACAAGGCGGCGCGGCTGCTGTGGGAGGGACGCGGGTACGCCGGGGTGGAGACGGCGTTCGTGTCGCTGGCCGCGCCGGACGTGCCGTCGGGCCTGGACCGCTGCGTGCGGCTGGGCGCCCGCCGGATCGTCGTCCTGCCCTACTTCCTCTTCACCGGCATCCTGCCGGAGCGGGTACGGCAGCAGACCGAGGGCTGGGCCGCGGCGCACCCCGACGTCGAGGTGCGTTCGGCCGACGTCATCGGCCCGGAGCCGGAACTGCTCGACCTGGTCATGGAGCGGTACCGGGAGGCCGTGCGGGGGGACCTGCGGATGAACTGCGACTCCTGCGTCTACCGCATCGCGCTGCCCGGCTTCGAGGACAAGGTGGGGCTGCCGCAGCAGCCGCACTTCCATCCGGACGACGACGGCCACCACCACGACGGTCACCACGGGCACCACCATGGTGGTCCCGCCCACTCCCCCTCCCATGCGCACTGA
- the cobM gene encoding precorrin-4 C(11)-methyltransferase: MADAPTGKVTFVGAGPGAADLLTFRAARAIAEADVVIWAASLVQAEVLEHAREGAEILDSATMSLEDVVAVYERAARDGLRVARIHSGDPALWGGTQEQLDRCAGLDVETEIVPGVSSFSAVAALAQRELTIPEVAQSVILTRLGGGKTPMPPGEEVREFARHGTTMALFLSAARSGQLVRELLEGGYPTSTPVVVAYQATWPEELVVRCTIGTLEETVKEHKLWKHTLFLVGPALDASGTRSHLYHPGHFHGFRRADPQARAELRAARRGSTS; the protein is encoded by the coding sequence ATGGCCGATGCCCCCACCGGCAAGGTGACCTTCGTCGGGGCCGGGCCCGGCGCCGCCGACCTGCTGACGTTCCGCGCCGCGCGTGCGATCGCCGAGGCCGACGTCGTGATCTGGGCGGCCAGCCTGGTGCAGGCCGAGGTTCTCGAACACGCGCGCGAAGGCGCGGAGATCCTGGACTCGGCGACGATGTCCCTCGAGGACGTCGTCGCCGTGTACGAGCGCGCCGCCCGCGACGGCCTGCGGGTGGCCCGGATCCACTCCGGGGACCCGGCCCTGTGGGGCGGCACGCAGGAGCAGCTCGACCGGTGCGCGGGCCTGGACGTCGAGACCGAGATCGTGCCCGGCGTCTCGTCCTTCTCCGCGGTGGCCGCGCTCGCCCAGCGCGAGCTGACGATTCCCGAGGTCGCGCAGTCCGTGATCCTCACCCGGCTCGGCGGCGGCAAGACGCCGATGCCGCCCGGTGAGGAGGTCCGGGAGTTCGCCCGGCACGGGACGACCATGGCGCTGTTCCTGTCGGCGGCCCGCAGCGGCCAGCTGGTACGGGAGCTGCTGGAGGGCGGCTACCCGACCTCGACACCGGTCGTGGTCGCGTACCAGGCGACCTGGCCGGAGGAGCTGGTCGTCCGGTGCACGATCGGGACGCTGGAGGAGACGGTCAAGGAGCACAAGCTCTGGAAGCACACGCTGTTCCTGGTCGGTCCGGCGCTCGACGCGAGCGGCACCCGCTCGCATCTCTACCACCCCGGTCACTTCCACGGCTTCCGCAGGGCCGACCCGCAGGCTCGTGCGGAACTGCGTGCGGCACGGCGCGGCAGTACGTCGTGA
- a CDS encoding ZIP family metal transporter, whose translation MAVLVALGAFLMTLAGGWTAQRVTDRRHLVLGLAGGLMLGVVGLDLLPEALRAAGGEVFGVPAALLLFVAGFLLAHLVERLLAARQAAHGGEECAGRAPEVGLTAAAAMVGHSAMDGVAIGAAFQVGGGMGLAVALAVVAHDFADGFNTYTITSLYGNARRKAIAMLFADAAAPVVGAASTLFVTIPVKLLGGYLGLFGGVLLYLAAAEILPEAHHEHPARSTLLFTVGGAAFIWLVVGLAGAG comes from the coding sequence ATGGCGGTCCTCGTCGCGCTCGGCGCGTTCCTGATGACGCTGGCCGGCGGCTGGACGGCACAGCGGGTGACCGACCGCCGTCATCTGGTGCTCGGCCTGGCCGGTGGGCTGATGCTGGGCGTGGTCGGCCTCGACCTGCTGCCGGAGGCGCTGCGCGCGGCGGGCGGCGAGGTCTTCGGCGTACCGGCCGCCCTGCTGCTGTTCGTCGCCGGGTTCCTCCTCGCCCATTTGGTGGAACGGCTGCTGGCCGCCCGGCAGGCCGCGCACGGCGGCGAGGAATGCGCCGGCCGGGCGCCGGAGGTGGGCCTGACGGCCGCTGCCGCGATGGTCGGGCACAGCGCCATGGACGGCGTCGCGATCGGCGCCGCCTTCCAGGTGGGCGGCGGTATGGGCCTGGCGGTCGCCCTCGCGGTGGTCGCGCACGACTTCGCGGACGGCTTCAACACCTACACGATCACCAGCCTGTACGGGAACGCGCGCCGCAAGGCGATCGCCATGCTGTTCGCCGACGCGGCGGCGCCGGTCGTCGGAGCCGCCTCCACGCTCTTCGTCACCATCCCGGTGAAACTGCTCGGCGGCTATCTCGGCCTCTTCGGCGGCGTACTGCTGTACCTCGCCGCCGCCGAGATCCTGCCCGAGGCGCACCACGAGCACCCGGCCCGCTCGACCCTGCTCTTCACGGTCGGCGGCGCCGCCTTCATCTGGCTGGTGGTGGGCCTCGCCGGAGCCGGATGA
- the cobJ gene encoding precorrin-3B C(17)-methyltransferase, with product MIGLISATAAGAAARDRLAAAWPARTRVYDGSGDADAGSGGSLGNAVRRAFAECDQLVCFLATGAVVRLVAPLLADKRTDPGVVCVDEAGRFAVSLVGGHGGGANELAREVGELLGAEPVVTTATDAVGMPGLDTLGLPAEGDVAGVTRALLDGEPVGLDAESAWPLPALPLAAEGAFTVRVTDRAVAPAERLVILRPPSLVVGVGASKGVPVDEVLGLVEDALRDAGLSARSVAELATVDAKAEEPGIVAAAGRLGVPLVTYTAGELAAVDVPNPSDAPLAAVGTPSVAEAAALVRGGELLVPKRKSARADGQPAMATVAVVRRAARGRLAVVGLGPGARDLLTPRAREELRRASVLVGLDQYVDQIRDLLRPGTRILESGLGAEEERARTAVSEARRGQAVALIGSGDAGVYAMASPALAEASDDIDVVGVPGVTAALAAAAILGAPLGHDHVSISLSDLHTPWEVIERRVRAAAEADIVVTFYNPRSRGRDWQLPKALAILSGHREPTTPVGVVRNASRPDESGRVTTLAGLDPATVDMMTVVTVGNTATREIAGRMVTPRGYRWQEEPK from the coding sequence GTGATCGGCCTGATTTCCGCCACGGCGGCGGGCGCGGCTGCCCGTGACCGGCTGGCCGCGGCCTGGCCCGCTCGTACCCGCGTGTACGACGGGTCCGGCGACGCGGACGCCGGGTCCGGCGGGTCCCTCGGGAACGCCGTGCGGCGCGCCTTCGCCGAGTGCGACCAGCTGGTGTGCTTCCTCGCCACGGGCGCGGTGGTGCGGCTGGTGGCGCCACTGCTGGCCGACAAGAGGACCGACCCCGGCGTGGTGTGTGTCGACGAGGCCGGGCGCTTCGCCGTGTCCCTCGTCGGGGGACACGGCGGCGGCGCGAACGAACTGGCCCGCGAGGTGGGCGAGTTGCTCGGCGCCGAGCCGGTGGTGACGACGGCGACGGACGCGGTGGGGATGCCCGGCCTCGACACGCTGGGTCTCCCCGCGGAGGGGGACGTCGCCGGCGTCACCCGGGCCCTGCTGGACGGCGAACCCGTCGGCCTGGACGCCGAGTCGGCCTGGCCGTTGCCCGCACTGCCGCTCGCGGCGGAGGGCGCCTTCACGGTCCGGGTCACCGACCGGGCCGTCGCACCCGCCGAGCGCCTGGTGATCCTCCGCCCGCCGTCCCTCGTCGTCGGCGTGGGCGCCTCGAAGGGCGTCCCCGTGGACGAGGTGCTCGGGCTCGTCGAGGACGCCCTGCGCGACGCCGGACTGTCCGCGCGGTCCGTCGCCGAACTCGCCACCGTCGACGCCAAGGCCGAGGAGCCCGGCATCGTCGCGGCCGCCGGGCGGCTCGGGGTGCCCCTGGTCACGTACACCGCCGGGGAGTTGGCGGCGGTCGACGTGCCGAACCCCTCGGACGCGCCGCTCGCCGCCGTGGGCACCCCGTCCGTGGCGGAGGCCGCGGCCCTGGTACGCGGTGGTGAACTCCTCGTCCCCAAAAGGAAGTCGGCGCGGGCGGACGGGCAGCCCGCCATGGCCACCGTGGCGGTCGTACGCCGTGCGGCGCGCGGCCGGCTGGCGGTGGTCGGGCTCGGCCCCGGCGCCCGGGACCTGCTCACCCCCCGGGCCAGGGAGGAACTGCGGCGGGCCTCGGTGCTCGTCGGGCTCGACCAGTACGTCGACCAGATCCGCGACCTGCTGCGGCCCGGCACGCGGATCCTGGAGTCGGGGCTCGGAGCCGAGGAGGAACGGGCGCGCACGGCGGTGTCCGAGGCGCGGCGCGGACAGGCCGTCGCGCTGATCGGCAGCGGGGACGCGGGCGTGTACGCGATGGCCTCGCCCGCGCTGGCCGAGGCATCGGACGACATCGACGTCGTCGGGGTGCCCGGGGTGACCGCCGCGCTCGCGGCGGCGGCGATCCTCGGCGCGCCCCTCGGCCACGACCACGTCTCGATCAGCCTCTCCGACCTCCACACCCCGTGGGAGGTCATCGAACGGCGGGTACGGGCGGCGGCCGAGGCCGATATCGTCGTCACGTTCTACAACCCCCGCAGCCGGGGCCGCGACTGGCAGCTCCCGAAGGCGCTCGCGATCCTCTCCGGGCACCGGGAGCCGACGACGCCGGTGGGTGTCGTCCGCAACGCCTCGCGCCCCGACGAGAGCGGCCGCGTCACCACTCTCGCGGGACTCGATCCCGCGACGGTGGACATGATGACCGTCGTGACCGTGGGCAACACGGCGACCCGCGAGATCGCCGGACGCATGGTGACACCCCGCGGCTACCGCTGGCAGGAGGAGCCCAAGTGA
- the cobC gene encoding Rv2231c family pyridoxal phosphate-dependent protein CobC, producing MRTDDAGGPGRDGNGTGADAHDLRHHGDAEVRDGGSALTDLAVNVRADTPPVWLRERIAASLGGLAAYPDGRVARAAVAARHGLPVERVLLTAGVAEAFVLLARGLKFRQPVVVHPQFTEPEAALRDAGHAVDRVLLREENGFRLDPGAVPEDADLVVIGNPTNPTSVLHPAASLVELARPGRTLVVDEAFMDAVPGERDALAGRTDVPGLVVLRSLTKTWGLAGLRIGYVLSDPGTIVELSRAQPLWPVSTPALAAAEVCMSSRALAEAGHAARRIAADRAHLVAGLREFEPDGLRVMEPADGPFVLVRLPRAPAVRDRLRGLGFAVRRGDTFPGLGEDWLRLAVRDRTTVNGFLQALDRAMTGTRR from the coding sequence ATGCGCACTGACGACGCCGGGGGTCCGGGGCGCGACGGGAACGGCACCGGGGCGGACGCGCACGATCTGCGGCACCACGGCGACGCCGAGGTACGGGACGGCGGTTCGGCGCTCACCGACCTCGCGGTGAACGTCCGCGCGGACACGCCTCCGGTGTGGCTGCGGGAGCGGATCGCCGCCTCGCTGGGCGGGCTCGCCGCGTATCCGGACGGGCGGGTCGCGCGGGCCGCGGTGGCGGCGCGGCACGGACTGCCGGTGGAGCGGGTGCTGTTGACCGCGGGTGTCGCCGAGGCCTTCGTGCTGCTCGCCCGTGGCCTGAAGTTCCGTCAGCCTGTCGTGGTGCACCCGCAGTTCACCGAGCCGGAGGCGGCACTGCGGGACGCCGGACACGCCGTCGACCGTGTGCTGCTGCGCGAGGAGAACGGCTTCCGGCTCGATCCGGGGGCGGTGCCCGAGGACGCGGACCTCGTCGTGATCGGAAACCCGACCAACCCGACGTCGGTGCTGCACCCCGCCGCCTCGCTGGTGGAACTCGCCCGGCCCGGACGGACGTTGGTCGTCGACGAGGCGTTCATGGACGCGGTGCCGGGCGAACGCGACGCGCTGGCCGGGCGGACGGACGTGCCCGGCCTCGTCGTACTGCGCAGCCTCACGAAGACGTGGGGGCTGGCCGGGCTGCGGATCGGCTACGTCCTCTCCGATCCCGGGACGATCGTGGAGCTGTCGCGGGCGCAGCCGCTGTGGCCGGTGTCCACGCCCGCGCTCGCCGCGGCCGAGGTCTGCATGTCGTCCCGGGCGCTCGCGGAGGCCGGCCACGCGGCCCGGCGGATCGCCGCGGACCGGGCCCATCTGGTCGCGGGGCTCAGGGAGTTCGAACCCGACGGGTTGCGGGTCATGGAGCCCGCGGACGGTCCGTTCGTCCTGGTGCGGCTGCCCCGGGCGCCCGCGGTACGGGACCGGTTGCGCGGGCTGGGATTCGCGGTGCGGCGCGGGGACACGTTCCCGGGCCTGGGGGAGGACTGGCTCCGACTGGCCGTACGGGACCGGACCACCGTCAACGGATTCCTGCAAGCGCTGGACCGAGCGATGACGGGGACACGGCGCTGA
- a CDS encoding SCO1860 family LAETG-anchored protein produces MNTDYFRMPARRFTATAAATVLAAAPVVLAGAGSAHATGSQGRASAVVLRTGLDVSLLNKTVNVPLAVSLNEVQAPRSAERTALTARLDGVAGGRPFSVLSADAATAKATVTPTKAEASTNLAHARIHVPGLPLLALVELSQVTSKATCEAGRKPVASTNVPGAVTVLGKKVTVTAGGPTEVKVPGVGDVRIDFAKAQTSSRTAAASALVLKVSINPLKLNVAEVEGTLTLAGVTCAAPAAPVRETGGGAPVSEVTPQGAPAKEAAPAKAPAEAPAKTEAGLAETGGSSSTPYIVGSGVVLLAAGAGAVALGRRRTRP; encoded by the coding sequence TTGAACACCGACTACTTCCGCATGCCCGCACGCCGGTTCACCGCGACCGCGGCGGCCACCGTCCTCGCCGCCGCTCCGGTGGTGCTGGCCGGTGCGGGCTCCGCGCACGCCACCGGCTCGCAGGGCCGGGCGAGCGCCGTCGTCCTGCGCACCGGGCTCGACGTGTCCCTGCTCAACAAGACGGTGAACGTCCCGCTCGCCGTCTCCCTCAACGAGGTGCAGGCGCCGCGGAGCGCCGAACGCACCGCGCTGACAGCCCGGTTGGACGGGGTCGCCGGTGGCCGGCCCTTCAGTGTGCTGAGCGCGGACGCCGCCACCGCGAAGGCGACGGTGACGCCGACGAAGGCCGAGGCGTCCACGAACCTCGCGCACGCCAGGATCCATGTCCCCGGACTCCCGCTGCTCGCCCTCGTCGAGCTCTCCCAGGTCACCTCCAAGGCGACCTGCGAGGCGGGCCGCAAGCCGGTCGCCTCGACGAACGTGCCGGGCGCGGTGACGGTCCTCGGCAAGAAGGTCACCGTCACGGCGGGCGGCCCGACCGAGGTGAAGGTACCGGGGGTCGGCGACGTCCGTATCGACTTCGCCAAGGCGCAGACCTCGTCGCGGACGGCGGCCGCGTCCGCGCTCGTCCTGAAGGTGTCCATCAACCCGTTGAAGCTGAACGTGGCCGAGGTGGAGGGGACGCTGACCCTCGCGGGCGTCACGTGCGCGGCTCCGGCCGCGCCGGTGCGGGAGACGGGCGGCGGGGCGCCCGTGTCCGAGGTGACGCCGCAGGGGGCGCCCGCGAAGGAGGCGGCGCCGGCGAAGGCGCCCGCGGAGGCGCCCGCGAAGACGGAGGCGGGGCTGGCCGAGACCGGGGGGTCGTCGTCCACGCCGTACATCGTGGGGAGTGGGGTGGTGCTGTTGGCCGCGGGTGCGGGGGCGGTGGCCCTGGGACGACGCCGTACCCGGCCCTGA
- the cbiE gene encoding precorrin-6y C5,15-methyltransferase (decarboxylating) subunit CbiE encodes MITVVGTGTGAPLPPDAEAAVAGAALVVGARRHLAAARLPEGAERIVLGPLAPALDAIARCLDQADGTEETDRAENGPRAGRGEGGACEEPGQPGGREARGQHGDRGAQETYEDRGAEETYESRGAQEAYGQQGGRVVVLASGDPGFFGIVRALAERFGSRRLDVRPGVSSVATAFARVGLPWDDAVVVSAHGRDLRTAVHVCRSRPKVAVLTGPGSGPAELGAALAHRSGARVLVVASALGDPAHERVEQVTPAEAAARDWGTAVSVVLCLDESRVLAPVRTVAGPAAGPDRWALDESEFAHRDSMISKFEVRALALARLGPRLGDLVWDVGAGSGSVAVECARFGAAVTAIEKTRDGCDRIRANAGAHGVDVRVVHGAAPTVLSDLEDPDAVFIGGGGRELPAIVTVCARRARRAVVVAMAALDRVPAVRDALDAAGFACDGVLLQSSRLAPLPGNVTRLAATNPVFLLWGVRPPARTEGVPQ; translated from the coding sequence GTGATCACCGTCGTCGGTACGGGGACGGGGGCGCCGCTGCCACCGGACGCCGAGGCCGCCGTGGCCGGGGCCGCGCTGGTCGTCGGCGCGCGCCGGCACCTGGCGGCGGCACGGCTGCCCGAGGGCGCGGAACGGATCGTCCTCGGGCCGCTCGCACCCGCCCTCGACGCCATCGCCCGATGCCTCGACCAGGCGGACGGGACGGAGGAGACGGACAGGGCGGAGAACGGGCCCCGGGCGGGGCGCGGGGAAGGCGGGGCGTGCGAGGAGCCCGGGCAGCCCGGCGGACGAGAGGCGCGCGGGCAGCACGGGGATCGCGGGGCACAGGAGACGTACGAGGATCGCGGGGCGGAGGAGACGTACGAGAGTCGTGGGGCGCAGGAGGCGTACGGGCAGCAGGGCGGCCGGGTCGTCGTGCTCGCCTCCGGTGATCCCGGGTTCTTCGGCATCGTGCGGGCGCTGGCCGAGCGGTTCGGGTCACGGCGGCTGGACGTGCGGCCCGGTGTCTCGTCCGTCGCGACCGCCTTCGCCCGGGTCGGGCTGCCCTGGGACGACGCGGTGGTGGTGAGCGCCCACGGGCGGGACCTGCGCACGGCCGTGCACGTCTGCCGGTCCCGTCCGAAGGTGGCCGTGCTGACCGGCCCCGGCTCCGGTCCCGCCGAACTCGGCGCCGCGCTCGCCCACCGCTCCGGCGCACGTGTCCTCGTCGTGGCGAGCGCCCTGGGCGACCCCGCGCACGAACGGGTGGAGCAGGTGACGCCCGCCGAGGCCGCGGCCCGCGACTGGGGTACGGCGGTCAGCGTCGTCCTGTGCCTGGACGAGTCGCGTGTCCTCGCTCCCGTGCGGACGGTCGCGGGACCGGCCGCCGGGCCCGACCGCTGGGCCCTGGACGAGAGCGAGTTCGCGCACCGCGACTCGATGATCAGCAAGTTCGAGGTACGGGCGCTCGCGCTGGCCCGGCTCGGGCCACGTCTCGGGGACCTGGTCTGGGACGTCGGGGCGGGCTCCGGGTCCGTCGCCGTCGAGTGCGCGCGGTTCGGTGCCGCCGTCACCGCGATCGAGAAGACACGGGACGGCTGCGACCGGATCCGGGCCAACGCCGGGGCGCACGGCGTCGACGTGCGGGTCGTGCACGGGGCGGCGCCGACCGTGCTGTCCGATCTGGAGGATCCGGACGCCGTCTTCATCGGCGGTGGAGGACGCGAGCTGCCCGCCATCGTGACGGTCTGCGCGCGGCGCGCCCGGCGGGCCGTCGTCGTCGCCATGGCCGCGCTGGACCGGGTTCCTGCGGTCCGGGACGCGCTCGACGCCGCCGGGTTCGCCTGCGACGGCGTACTCCTGCAGTCCTCCCGGCTCGCGCCGCTGCCGGGGAACGTCACCCGGCTCGCGGCCACCAATCCCGTCTTCCTGCTGTGGGGCGTCCGGCCTCCGGCCCGTACCGAAGGAGTCCCCCAGTGA